In one window of Drosophila ananassae strain 14024-0371.13 chromosome XR, ASM1763931v2, whole genome shotgun sequence DNA:
- the LOC26515456 gene encoding homeobox protein B-H2: MTTMPPEMSAATANPVGGTASAPTSGTNHPAAVGGGARLRDSPPGGALPAAMPAGAAAAAAAVAATTTTTTTQATRSRFMITDILAGAAAASAAAAAAAAALAAAGRGSPQDPQDRDQALHHHHHHHQQQQQQHHQHQQQQAALQQYIVQQQQLLRFERERERERERERERERERESHHPHHPYHPMLHHFPPAHYGLQHSLSHHPHHLQQMERDRLEALHRHGLPLEQSHHHHHQQQQQQQQLQQQHQQQQQHHLNHQQHPSHHDERSRSPLMLQQLGGANGNNNNNNNGSSSNNNNNNVSSGNNNNNNNNGSILLGGAGSSISGDQASTIDDSDSDDCGGKDDDGEDSLKNGSSANGDSSSHLSLSLSKKQRKARTAFTDHQLQTLEKSFERQKYLSVQDRMELANKLELSDCQVKTWYQNRRTKWKRQTAVGLELLAEAGNYAAFQRLYGGTTPYLSAWPYAAAAAAQSPHGAPPSAIDIYYRQAAAAAALQKPALPASYRIPYPSSMPPGMALPGMPAPPPPGAAPMLSGYYAAAAAAAASASASASAAAQPLSRSPATSQSANSEADCERAPPSPPLNPGSPPRRVLAEEEDQEREEEREREREREREEEEDEELALEV, translated from the exons ATGACCACAATGCCACCGGAAATGTCCGCAGCAACGGCCAATCCCGTTGGCGGTACCGCCAGTGCGCCGACGAGCGGTACCAACCATCCCGCTGCCGTCGGCGGTGGCGCCAGGTTGCGCGACTCACCGCCCGGCGGTGCTCTGCCGGCGGCAATGCCAGCCggagcggcggcggcagcggcagcggtggcagccaccaccaccacaaccaccacaCAGGCCACCCGATCCCGGTTCATGATCACGGATATTCTGGCCGGAGCAGCGGCCGCttcggcggcggcggcagcagcagcggcagcactGGCGGCGGCCGGGCGTGGCAGTCCCCAGGATCCCCAGGACAGGGACCAGGCcctgcaccaccaccaccaccaccatcagcagcagcagcaacagcaccaccagcatcagcagcagcaagccGCCTTGCAGCAATATATcgtgcaacagcagcaactgctGCGCTTCGAGAGGGAGCGGGAAAGGGAGCGGGAGCGTGAGAGGGAGCGCGAGAGGGAACGGGAGTCGCACCACCCACACCATCCCTACCACCCGATGCTGCACCACTTTCCACCCGCCCACTACGGCCTGCAGCACTCGCTGAGCCACCATCCGCACCACCTGCAGCAAATGGAGAGGGACCGCCTGGAGGCGCTCCACCGCCACGGCCTGCCCCTGGAGCAgtcgcaccaccaccaccaccagcaacagcagcagcagcagcagctgcagcagcaacaccagcagcagcagcaacatcatctCAACCACCAGCAGCATCCCAGCCACCACGACGAGCGGTCAAGATCGCCGCTCATGTTGCAACAATTGGGTGGTGCaaatggcaacaacaacaataacaataatggTAGTagcagtaacaacaacaacaataatgtttcaagtggcaacaacaacaacaacaacaacaatggcagcATACTGCTAGGTGGGGCAGGAAGCAGCATCAGTGGCGATCAGGCCAGTACGATCGATGACAGCGACAGCGACGACTGCG GTGGCAAGGACGATGATGGCGAGGATAGTTTGAAGAACGGCAGCTCCGCCAACGGCGACTCCTCCTCCCATTTGAGCCTCAGCCTGAGCAAGAAGCAGCGAAAGGCCAGGACCGCCTTCACGGACCATCAGCTGCAGACCTTGGAGAAGTCCTTCGAGCGGCAGAAGTATCTGAGCGTCCAGGACCGCATGGAGCTGGCCAATAAGCTGGAGCTGAGCGACTGCCAGGTGAAGACCTGGTACCAGAACCGCAG GACCAAGTGGAAGCGCCAAACGGCTGTGGGTCTGGAACTCCTCGCCGAGGCCGGGAACTACGCCGCCTTCCAGCGCCTCTATGGCGGTACCACGCCCTACTTGAGCGCCTGGCCCtatgccgctgccgccgccgcccagTCGCCCCACGGCGCCCCGCCCTCCGCCATCGACATCTACTACCGCCAGgcggccgccgccgccgccctcCAGAAGCCCGCCCTGCCCGCCTCCTACCGCATCCCGTATCCGTCGAGCATGCCGCCCGGCATGGCGCTACCCGGCATGCCTGCCCCCCCGCCCCCCGGCGCCGCACCCATGCTGAGCGGCTACtatgccgccgccgccgctgcggCCGCCTCCGCCTCGGCCTCTGCCTCCGCCGCCGCCCAGCCGCTGAGCCGCTCGCCGGCGACGTCGCAGAGCGCCAACAGCGAGGCCGACTGCGAGCGGGCGCCCCCCAGTCCGCCTCTGAATCCGGGCAGTCCGCCGCGCCGGGTCCTggccgaggaggaggaccagGAGCGGGAGGAGGAGCGCGAGagggagcgggagcgggagcgtgaggaggaggaggacgaggaaCTGGCCCTGGAGGTCTAA